The following proteins are encoded in a genomic region of Bernardetia sp. MNP-M8:
- a CDS encoding sigma-70 family RNA polymerase sigma factor codes for MENEKLIQFLRQAAHRKKALEYLYQSFEKTSKGLQKLGAEESETKDIFQEAILVFYHQAQKLDFKLTAKPSTYLFGICHNIFRNKRRKEDRKNTFLNTDFLIEFSDKIDFENQDDTNIYKSEEAISVLRKILTELGEPCKKLLSGYYVDKFSMKELAEKLGYNSDSTAKAQKYKCLQRAKKLAQHQLENLQTILL; via the coding sequence ATGGAAAATGAAAAATTAATCCAATTTCTAAGACAGGCAGCACATCGAAAAAAAGCCTTAGAATACCTCTATCAATCTTTTGAAAAAACAAGTAAAGGATTGCAGAAATTAGGAGCAGAAGAAAGCGAAACAAAAGATATTTTTCAAGAAGCAATTTTAGTTTTTTATCATCAAGCACAAAAGCTAGATTTTAAACTGACTGCAAAACCTTCAACGTATCTTTTCGGAATTTGTCATAATATTTTTAGAAATAAAAGACGAAAAGAAGACAGAAAAAACACATTTTTGAATACAGATTTTTTGATAGAATTTTCTGATAAAATAGATTTTGAAAATCAAGACGATACAAATATTTATAAAAGTGAAGAAGCCATTTCTGTTTTGAGAAAAATTTTGACAGAGCTAGGCGAGCCGTGTAAAAAATTATTGTCAGGATATTATGTAGATAAATTTTCTATGAAAGAATTAGCTGAAAAACTGGGTTATAATTCGGATTCGACAGCTAAAGCACAGAAATACAAGTGTTTGCAGCGAGCTAAAAAATTAGCTCAACATCAATTAGAAAATTTACAAACTATTCTACTCTAA
- a CDS encoding ABC transporter substrate-binding protein — translation MKFLFYFSLIFLLFSCKSEKEQEQINQKIFRYNELEYIKTLHPLSVTNEAERRIVHQIFNGLWRLENDRNFYPSLADSTTQIDSLTWEFVLKPNIQLHSTSTKEFLTSKDVVESLTNWAKFELKRNEKIPIQTQIFKEIIGADYEKAFEIINERKFRIHLQIPFSPLIQLFSCTESLIVPSKKSRLGDKFSPVGSGAFYVDYFEDNQKVVLKKHQNYFHKTIKLDTLPLLDEIHVSFYQNPEGIAYKILNDELDWLPSTQQTQTVLPFIIQKEKEMQNKNNSKTNKNKSENQSKGFVSKLIQLDSFPLLQTAGFEIQILDTSDVELNANFFTIQSFRQALNMGIYREEFKKIASYSYPAHEGIFPNILPKNTQEKADGYYFHPQTSRDILQKIGFDSTNVIKIFAEKHDTAWVNLARKQWKNLGINSILYLDSESNTANKNKADLIATTFKASFADESFLFWKYFDRKSYDKFLIEKEGFLEFEKEETKTVNQTNNQNDSSKISFINKVDKMDLFSIKKLRFDSLFIEYLKQKNEIEKEFLSNQLKNKLIRSAPFIEIFYLPTHQIRRSYIAELVPNALGIYHFDRLDKSFLEPIELIREDYMFQE, via the coding sequence ATGAAATTCCTATTTTACTTTTCCCTTATTTTTTTACTTTTCTCTTGCAAATCTGAAAAGGAACAAGAACAAATCAATCAAAAAATATTTCGTTATAATGAATTAGAATATATAAAAACTCTACATCCTCTTTCTGTGACCAATGAAGCTGAGAGAAGAATTGTGCATCAGATTTTTAATGGACTTTGGCGACTAGAAAATGACAGAAATTTTTATCCTTCTTTAGCAGATTCTACAACACAGATTGATAGCTTGACGTGGGAATTTGTCTTGAAACCGAATATTCAACTTCATAGCACTTCCACAAAAGAATTTTTGACTTCAAAAGATGTCGTAGAAAGTCTGACAAATTGGGCAAAATTTGAGCTTAAAAGGAATGAAAAAATACCTATTCAAACGCAGATTTTCAAAGAAATAATAGGAGCAGATTATGAGAAAGCCTTTGAAATAATTAATGAACGAAAATTTAGAATACATTTACAAATTCCTTTTTCGCCTTTGATTCAGTTGTTTTCTTGTACCGAATCTTTGATTGTTCCTAGTAAAAAAAGTCGTTTGGGAGATAAATTTTCGCCTGTTGGTTCGGGTGCTTTTTATGTTGATTATTTTGAAGACAATCAAAAAGTTGTTTTAAAGAAACATCAAAATTATTTTCATAAGACAATCAAATTAGATACGCTTCCTCTTTTAGATGAAATACACGTTTCTTTTTATCAAAATCCAGAAGGTATTGCATATAAAATTCTAAATGATGAATTAGACTGGCTTCCCTCCACCCAGCAAACTCAAACCGTTTTGCCCTTCATTATACAGAAGGAAAAAGAAATGCAAAACAAAAACAACTCAAAAACAAACAAAAATAAATCTGAAAATCAAAGTAAAGGGTTTGTTTCAAAACTCATTCAACTAGATTCTTTTCCCCTTTTGCAAACGGCAGGTTTTGAAATTCAAATTTTAGATACTTCTGATGTAGAATTAAATGCGAATTTTTTTACAATTCAATCTTTTCGTCAGGCTTTGAATATGGGAATTTATAGAGAAGAATTTAAAAAGATTGCGTCTTATTCTTACCCAGCTCACGAAGGAATTTTTCCGAATATCTTACCAAAAAACACACAAGAAAAGGCAGATGGTTATTATTTCCATCCTCAAACAAGCAGAGATATTTTACAAAAAATAGGTTTTGATTCTACTAATGTTATAAAGATTTTTGCAGAAAAACATGATACAGCTTGGGTAAATTTAGCACGAAAACAATGGAAAAACTTGGGAATAAATTCTATTCTTTATTTGGACTCAGAGTCAAACACAGCAAATAAAAATAAGGCTGATTTAATTGCAACCACTTTTAAGGCTTCTTTTGCTGATGAGAGTTTTTTGTTTTGGAAGTATTTTGATAGAAAAAGTTATGATAAATTTTTGATTGAAAAAGAAGGTTTTTTAGAATTTGAGAAAGAAGAAACTAAAACAGTAAACCAAACAAATAATCAGAATGATTCTAGTAAAATAAGTTTCATCAATAAAGTTGATAAAATGGATTTGTTTTCCATCAAAAAACTTCGTTTTGATTCTCTTTTTATAGAATATCTAAAGCAAAAAAATGAAATTGAGAAAGAGTTTTTATCCAATCAACTCAAAAATAAATTGATTCGTTCTGCGCCTTTTATAGAAATTTTTTATCTCCCAACACATCAAATTAGGCGTTCTTATATTGCCGAGCTTGTTCCGAATGCACTCGGAATTTATCATTTTGATAGACTTGATAAGTCATTTTTAGAACCTATTGAGTTAATAAGAGAAGATTATATGTTTCAAGAATAA
- a CDS encoding CoA pyrophosphatase, with protein sequence MSDFIQKLKNRLDSPLRPAEKAQRLMESSARKTTTSFQYKERKKTRIAAVLMLLYPYQDEDGNEKFDWKMPLVLRPQYEGMHNHGGQIGLPGGGREEQDENLMMTAIRETQEEIGVIVPKINILGSLSDLYIPPSDSMVTPFVGFLDAKPNFIPDPKEVARIIEAPLSSLQNPKLRLQKKVTLPNKIVLDVPYFSVNEDSIWGATAMMLSEFLHLIEEIE encoded by the coding sequence ATGAGCGATTTTATACAAAAACTCAAAAACCGTTTGGATTCTCCTCTTCGTCCTGCTGAAAAAGCACAACGATTGATGGAATCTTCAGCACGAAAAACAACAACTTCTTTTCAATACAAAGAACGTAAAAAAACACGAATTGCAGCCGTTTTGATGTTGTTGTATCCTTATCAAGATGAAGATGGAAACGAAAAGTTTGACTGGAAAATGCCTTTGGTTTTGCGCCCACAATACGAAGGTATGCACAATCACGGAGGACAAATTGGTTTACCAGGAGGAGGACGAGAAGAACAAGACGAAAATTTGATGATGACTGCTATTAGAGAAACACAAGAAGAAATAGGCGTTATTGTTCCAAAAATCAATATTTTGGGTTCTTTGTCAGATTTATATATTCCACCGAGTGATTCTATGGTAACTCCTTTTGTTGGTTTTTTAGATGCAAAGCCAAATTTTATTCCAGACCCAAAAGAAGTAGCTAGAATTATTGAAGCTCCTCTTTCGTCTCTTCAAAATCCAAAATTGCGTTTGCAGAAAAAAGTAACTCTTCCAAATAAAATAGTTTTAGATGTTCCTTATTTTTCTGTAAATGAGGATTCTATTTGGGGCGCAACGGCAATGATGTTGAGTGAGTTTTTGCATTTGATAGAGGAGATTGAGTGA
- a CDS encoding carbon-nitrogen hydrolase — MKNLKVGLVQQTCSTNREENIKKSQEGIRECAKKGANLVVLQELHNNVYFCQSEDVNYFDLAETIPGYTSNAIAETAKECGVVVVASIFERRAAGIYHNTAVVLESDGTIAGTYRKMHIPDDPAYYEKFYFTPGDYEKRSVSDEGAGFEPINTSVGRLGVLVCWDQWYPEAARLMALAGAEVLIYPTAIGWEQGDTQDEKDRQRNAWIISQRGHAVANGLPVISVNRTGFEEDSTGVTDGITFWGNSFVTGSQGEFLFEGTKDKEENNVVEIDMKRSENVRRIWPFLRDRRIDAYSDLLKRYRS, encoded by the coding sequence ATGAAAAATCTAAAAGTTGGTTTAGTCCAACAAACATGCAGTACAAACCGAGAAGAAAATATCAAAAAAAGTCAAGAAGGCATCAGAGAATGCGCCAAAAAGGGTGCTAATTTGGTCGTCTTGCAAGAACTTCACAACAATGTTTATTTTTGTCAGAGTGAAGATGTAAATTATTTTGACCTTGCCGAAACTATTCCAGGGTACACTTCAAATGCCATTGCCGAAACAGCAAAAGAATGTGGCGTTGTGGTTGTGGCTTCTATTTTTGAAAGGCGAGCAGCAGGAATTTATCACAACACAGCTGTAGTTTTGGAAAGCGACGGAACAATTGCAGGAACGTACCGAAAAATGCACATTCCAGACGACCCAGCCTATTATGAAAAATTCTATTTTACCCCTGGGGATTATGAAAAAAGAAGTGTCAGTGATGAAGGAGCAGGTTTTGAGCCTATCAATACTTCTGTGGGACGTTTGGGAGTTTTGGTGTGTTGGGATCAGTGGTATCCAGAAGCAGCTCGTTTGATGGCTTTGGCTGGTGCAGAAGTTTTGATTTATCCAACAGCCATCGGATGGGAACAAGGCGACACACAAGACGAAAAAGACAGACAACGAAATGCTTGGATTATTTCACAACGAGGACACGCAGTAGCCAACGGTTTGCCAGTAATTTCTGTAAACAGAACAGGTTTTGAAGAAGATTCGACAGGTGTAACTGATGGAATTACATTTTGGGGAAACAGTTTTGTAACTGGCTCACAAGGCGAGTTTTTATTTGAAGGAACGAAAGACAAAGAAGAAAATAATGTTGTAGAAATTGATATGAAACGAAGCGAAAATGTCCGTCGTATTTGGCCTTTTCTTAGAGATAGACGAATAGATGCGTATTCGGATTTATTGAAACGTTATCGTAGTTAG
- a CDS encoding sodium-dependent bicarbonate transport family permease yields MNFDLLLSNLTNPTLLFFVLGVFAVKVKSDLEIPAGSVKFISLYLLFAIGFKGGQELSHSHFDLEILFSLLFGIFLSVIVPLYTFFILKRKLSVFDAGAIAASYGSVSAVTFVAAASFLELQNLAFGGHMVAVMALMEAPAIVVGVALIMLYNKKEQESEVNNDEEIEEYEPKIIPTHDFQIDDTYHATPKNISSVSKMKNIIIHSFTNGSVLMVLGSLFIGLIADEKQAEGIKPFTTDIFKGFLAIFLLAMGIESGKKLSAFLKSGWFAALFAIIIPIFNGSLTAILSGFITDDVANRFIFAILAASASYIAVPAAMKIAVPQANSGLFIPMALAVTFPFNITVGMPIYFMLIQ; encoded by the coding sequence ATGAATTTTGATTTACTGCTCTCTAATCTAACCAATCCTACACTTTTATTTTTTGTGTTAGGAGTTTTTGCTGTCAAAGTAAAAAGTGATTTAGAAATCCCTGCTGGTTCTGTCAAGTTTATTTCACTTTATCTTCTTTTCGCTATCGGTTTTAAGGGTGGACAAGAACTTTCTCACAGTCATTTTGATTTAGAGATTTTATTTTCACTTCTATTTGGAATTTTTCTCTCTGTAATTGTTCCTCTTTATACATTTTTTATCTTGAAGCGCAAACTTTCTGTTTTTGATGCGGGTGCGATTGCAGCGTCTTATGGTTCGGTAAGTGCTGTTACTTTTGTAGCTGCTGCTTCTTTTTTAGAACTTCAAAATCTTGCCTTTGGTGGACACATGGTTGCTGTTATGGCTCTTATGGAAGCTCCTGCAATTGTGGTGGGTGTAGCTTTGATTATGCTTTACAATAAAAAAGAACAAGAATCAGAAGTAAACAATGATGAAGAAATAGAAGAATATGAACCTAAAATCATTCCTACTCACGATTTTCAGATTGATGATACTTACCACGCTACTCCAAAAAATATTTCTTCTGTTAGTAAAATGAAAAACATCATCATTCACTCTTTTACAAATGGTAGTGTTTTGATGGTTTTGGGAAGTTTATTCATCGGACTTATTGCAGACGAAAAACAAGCCGAAGGGATAAAACCTTTTACAACTGATATTTTTAAAGGTTTTTTGGCTATTTTTCTTTTAGCTATGGGAATTGAAAGTGGAAAAAAACTAAGTGCATTTCTAAAATCTGGTTGGTTTGCAGCTCTTTTTGCGATTATTATTCCTATTTTTAATGGCTCTCTAACGGCTATTTTGAGTGGTTTTATTACTGATGATGTTGCTAATCGTTTTATTTTTGCGATTTTGGCTGCTAGTGCTTCTTATATTGCTGTTCCTGCTGCGATGAAAATTGCCGTTCCACAAGCTAACTCTGGTCTTTTTATTCCGATGGCTTTAGCAGTAACCTTTCCTTTTAATATTACTGTTGGAATGCCTATTTATTTTATGTTGATTCAATAG
- a CDS encoding HAD hydrolase family protein: MLSCITNFYNLNKIFAKMNASLKEKIQKIKIILTDVDGVLTDSKIIYDDNFLEYKNFNVKDGFIIKPLQKLGFKVGVITGRESDVVKKRCQELGFDFHYHGKGGINAKLETFEIILKENLVDPENIAYIGDDWIDLPILMRCGLSAAPQDAMKEVTERVDYITQRKGGEGALREFAQLILEGQEKLEDLIKDYL; the protein is encoded by the coding sequence TTGTTATCTTGTATTACTAATTTTTATAATTTGAATAAAATATTTGCAAAAATGAATGCTTCTCTAAAAGAAAAAATACAAAAAATTAAAATCATTCTTACTGATGTAGATGGTGTACTGACAGACAGTAAAATTATTTATGATGATAATTTTTTGGAATACAAAAATTTTAATGTAAAAGATGGTTTTATTATCAAACCACTTCAAAAACTAGGTTTTAAAGTAGGTGTAATTACAGGAAGAGAATCTGATGTAGTTAAAAAACGCTGTCAAGAACTAGGTTTTGATTTTCACTATCACGGAAAAGGAGGTATAAATGCCAAGCTAGAAACTTTCGAAATTATCTTGAAAGAAAATTTAGTAGACCCTGAAAATATCGCTTACATAGGCGATGATTGGATAGATTTGCCTATTTTGATGCGATGTGGATTGAGTGCAGCTCCCCAAGATGCTATGAAAGAAGTAACTGAAAGAGTAGATTATATTACTCAACGAAAAGGAGGAGAAGGAGCTTTAAGAGAATTTGCACAACTTATTTTGGAAGGACAAGAAAAATTAGAAGATTTAATTAAGGATTATCTGTAA
- a CDS encoding SurA N-terminal domain-containing protein, with the protein MSIITAIQKRTGLLLVVILGALAAFVLTDLIGNAGRMGSDQVIGEIDGTEIKYQDFNNQLQIMRDRMEAANQNKLNESQMPMVRTQTWNELVTQYALKPEWEKLGIMVTQEEVIDMVQGNNISPQIKQAFTDPETGVFDKDKVIAFIRNLQNQSPQAQQQFAVFEQQLPESRRSEKYENLLRKSVYVTTAEAKRRYEDETTKLDLKFLYVPYANIADSTVNVTPDQIQEYYNNHKEDYDDAASVAVEYIAIPIAPSKADSMEVKRYLSDIKNKFASAQNDTSFVAINSQIETNFAELSKSNLPEAIKKEMGEEVTIGMVSDPTIVKGVYTMFKVVKEVGQVVDSVKANHILFSTQGKSPEEKLAIETKAKEVLAQAKNGGSFSALAKEYSEDKSNSEKGGELDWFGRNAMVKPFEDATFGATQTGILPELVETNYGYHIIDVKDLKRTNKYLVASVGRLLEPSQSTRETLYRQAGDLASSKNITEYEERTKQYNLLSLQANDVKQNARSLNNIYDPSIRQAIRWAFEENTSIGDISNEVFEVDNQYIVMTLKSRTKKGIQPLSKVYEQVRRKVIEEAKKKEILAKLKDKTGTLEEIATAFGEQARVLSQPNYTYITTTLNGVGFAPKAVGMAFGMKEGETSKPIADETGIVIMKVEKYNNAGEVADYAKYKEPLVQDRQQVFNTNGILRAIKQLTDTEENIDSFY; encoded by the coding sequence ATGTCTATAATTACAGCAATTCAGAAACGCACAGGACTACTTCTCGTAGTTATTTTGGGCGCACTTGCAGCCTTCGTTCTTACTGACCTTATTGGTAACGCAGGTAGAATGGGTAGCGACCAAGTCATTGGAGAAATTGATGGAACAGAAATCAAATATCAAGATTTTAATAACCAGCTTCAAATCATGCGTGATAGAATGGAAGCTGCTAACCAAAACAAACTGAACGAGTCACAGATGCCAATGGTTCGTACTCAAACTTGGAATGAACTTGTTACACAATATGCTCTCAAACCTGAATGGGAAAAATTAGGTATAATGGTAACTCAAGAAGAAGTTATTGATATGGTACAGGGAAATAATATCTCTCCTCAAATCAAACAAGCTTTTACTGACCCTGAAACAGGTGTTTTTGATAAAGATAAAGTTATTGCCTTTATCCGTAATCTTCAAAATCAGTCACCACAAGCACAACAACAGTTTGCAGTTTTCGAACAACAGCTTCCAGAATCTCGTAGAAGTGAAAAATATGAAAACTTACTTCGCAAATCTGTTTATGTAACTACTGCTGAAGCAAAACGTCGTTATGAAGACGAAACAACAAAATTAGATTTGAAATTTTTGTATGTTCCTTATGCAAATATTGCAGACTCAACAGTAAATGTTACTCCAGACCAGATACAAGAATATTACAATAATCATAAAGAAGATTATGATGATGCAGCCTCAGTTGCAGTAGAATATATTGCTATTCCGATTGCTCCATCAAAAGCAGACAGTATGGAAGTGAAGCGTTATTTGAGCGATATCAAAAACAAATTTGCATCAGCACAAAACGATACTTCTTTTGTGGCTATCAACTCACAAATTGAAACTAACTTTGCAGAGCTTTCTAAATCTAATTTGCCTGAAGCTATCAAAAAGGAAATGGGAGAAGAAGTAACAATAGGAATGGTAAGTGATCCTACTATTGTGAAAGGAGTATATACTATGTTCAAAGTTGTGAAAGAAGTAGGACAAGTAGTTGACTCTGTAAAAGCAAATCACATTTTATTTAGTACTCAAGGAAAATCTCCAGAGGAGAAATTAGCCATTGAAACAAAAGCTAAAGAAGTATTAGCACAAGCTAAAAACGGAGGAAGTTTTTCAGCATTAGCAAAAGAATATAGCGAAGACAAATCTAATAGCGAAAAAGGGGGAGAACTAGATTGGTTTGGTCGTAATGCAATGGTAAAACCTTTTGAAGATGCTACTTTTGGAGCTACTCAAACTGGGATTTTGCCTGAGTTAGTAGAAACTAATTATGGGTATCATATCATAGATGTAAAAGATTTAAAGAGAACTAACAAATACTTAGTTGCTTCAGTTGGACGTTTGTTAGAACCTAGTCAATCTACTCGTGAGACTCTTTATCGTCAAGCAGGTGATTTGGCTTCAAGTAAAAATATAACAGAGTATGAAGAACGTACTAAACAGTATAACTTATTGAGTTTGCAAGCAAATGATGTAAAACAAAATGCTCGTTCTTTAAACAATATCTATGATCCTTCTATCCGTCAAGCTATTCGTTGGGCATTTGAAGAAAATACAAGCATAGGTGATATTTCTAATGAAGTATTTGAAGTAGATAATCAATATATTGTTATGACATTGAAATCTCGTACTAAAAAAGGAATTCAACCTCTTTCTAAAGTGTATGAGCAAGTTCGTCGTAAAGTTATTGAAGAAGCTAAGAAAAAAGAAATTTTGGCTAAATTAAAAGATAAAACAGGTACATTAGAAGAAATTGCAACAGCTTTTGGAGAACAAGCTCGTGTACTATCTCAACCTAATTATACTTATATCACAACTACTCTTAATGGAGTAGGATTTGCACCAAAAGCAGTAGGTATGGCATTTGGAATGAAAGAAGGTGAAACTTCTAAACCTATTGCTGATGAAACAGGTATTGTGATAATGAAAGTAGAAAAATATAATAATGCTGGAGAAGTAGCAGATTATGCTAAATACAAAGAACCATTGGTTCAAGATCGTCAGCAAGTATTTAATACAAACGGAATTCTTCGTGCTATCAAACAATTAACTGATACAGAGGAAAACATAGATAGTTTTTATTAA
- a CDS encoding hydroxymethylglutaryl-CoA reductase — protein MQIPSLILKQLYSRGSLKNTDKGVQFTIKNRLSDAKFSELVSVEINGKEVPMSDIQIDMGDGNMIKPSAMDSSSPIDFPLSKSFNVLANIEKLPEAKHDIQISFVANPFGKLKFKVQDAISGFNDQEVKIPRDKNDDYAESAIKTRQEFVEQVTGKKLDHVTKYSFDPHIAAGNCEHFVGVAQIPIGIAGPITVDGEYAKGDFLVPMATAEGTLVASYNRGMKVLNLSGGVKCTVIGDAMQRAPVFVFKDARGARDFVAWTKKKEIYDKIVEEAEATSSVAKLSDIDCYLSNKFAYLRFNYKTGDAAGQNMVGRATFAACSWILDNYDENKLEHFYLESNFATDKKASQINVMRTRGKRVVAECTIPRDVLIQNMRVEPESLAYHGQVATIGAFLSGANNNGAHSANGITAMFIATGQDVANVSESSAGILYSELTPERDLYISITIPSLIIATYGGGVGLATQKECLEMMDCFGRDRVNKLAEIIAAVVLAGEISLGSAISSSDWVSSHEQYGRNR, from the coding sequence ATGCAAATACCAAGCTTGATTCTCAAACAACTTTACTCACGAGGAAGTTTAAAAAATACAGACAAAGGAGTACAATTTACTATCAAAAATCGTTTGAGTGATGCCAAATTTAGTGAGCTTGTCAGCGTTGAAATAAACGGCAAAGAAGTTCCGATGAGTGACATTCAAATCGATATGGGAGACGGAAATATGATTAAGCCTTCTGCCATGGACTCTAGTAGTCCTATTGATTTTCCATTGAGTAAAAGTTTTAATGTACTGGCTAATATTGAAAAACTTCCAGAAGCAAAACATGATATTCAAATCTCATTTGTAGCTAATCCATTCGGAAAGCTCAAATTTAAAGTACAAGATGCTATTTCAGGTTTCAATGATCAAGAAGTCAAAATTCCTAGAGATAAAAATGATGATTATGCTGAAAGTGCAATCAAAACTAGACAAGAATTTGTCGAACAAGTTACAGGTAAAAAATTAGACCACGTAACAAAATACTCTTTCGACCCACATATTGCAGCAGGAAATTGTGAGCATTTTGTAGGTGTAGCACAAATTCCGATTGGTATTGCAGGACCTATTACAGTAGATGGAGAATATGCAAAAGGAGATTTCTTAGTTCCAATGGCAACAGCAGAAGGAACATTAGTAGCCTCTTATAATCGTGGTATGAAGGTACTTAACCTTAGTGGTGGAGTAAAGTGTACGGTCATTGGAGATGCTATGCAACGTGCGCCTGTTTTTGTTTTTAAAGATGCTCGTGGTGCTAGAGATTTTGTAGCTTGGACAAAGAAGAAAGAAATTTATGATAAAATTGTAGAAGAAGCAGAAGCAACTTCAAGTGTTGCTAAGCTTAGTGATATTGATTGTTATCTATCAAATAAGTTTGCTTATCTACGTTTCAATTATAAAACAGGTGATGCAGCAGGTCAGAATATGGTTGGACGTGCTACTTTTGCAGCGTGTAGCTGGATTTTGGACAACTATGATGAAAACAAACTAGAACATTTCTATTTAGAATCTAATTTTGCAACTGATAAAAAAGCATCTCAAATCAATGTGATGCGTACTCGTGGTAAGCGTGTCGTTGCAGAATGTACAATTCCTAGAGACGTACTTATTCAGAATATGCGTGTAGAGCCAGAATCTTTGGCTTATCACGGACAGGTAGCCACTATTGGAGCATTCCTCTCAGGTGCAAACAATAATGGAGCGCACTCTGCCAATGGTATTACAGCTATGTTTATTGCTACTGGTCAAGATGTAGCCAACGTTTCAGAATCTTCGGCTGGTATTCTTTATTCAGAACTTACCCCTGAAAGAGACCTTTACATTTCAATTACTATTCCTTCTCTAATTATTGCTACTTATGGTGGTGGTGTTGGTTTGGCTACTCAAAAAGAGTGTCTAGAAATGATGGATTGTTTTGGTAGAGATAGAGTAAACAAACTTGCTGAAATTATCGCTGCTGTTGTACTTGCTGGTGAAATTTCTCTTGGTTCGGCTATTTCTTCTTCTGATTGGGTTTCTAGTCATGAGCAGTATGGTAGAAACAGATAA
- a CDS encoding AraC family transcriptional regulator, protein MNISKIERIKLQSLDNLELFSTYNSNQDFPLHYHETFCISSIEKGAFIENDKIALQNSLLISNPLEIHKNSAFQNLDYSIKTLYISKDIFKFALGKNKVNDDFLLQNLITDTFLFNKFNQLSNQIVAYKKNDFGDSFENQFIGFIQEIGQYESSKKNKTTATNITQTPTWLNDTKQYLIANLDQKISLEALANQTKLDKFQFIRAFKKYVGLTPFQYILLSRISLAKQLLQEGNSITETALDAGFYDQSNFANYFKNYVGVTPRNYQQSFNILQD, encoded by the coding sequence ATGAATATTTCAAAAATTGAACGAATTAAGTTACAGAGTTTAGACAATTTAGAATTATTTTCTACATATAACTCTAATCAAGATTTTCCTTTGCACTATCATGAAACATTTTGTATTTCTAGTATAGAAAAAGGAGCTTTTATAGAAAATGATAAAATTGCCTTGCAAAACTCGCTACTTATTTCGAATCCTTTAGAAATACATAAAAATAGTGCTTTTCAAAATCTAGATTATTCTATCAAAACGTTATATATCAGTAAGGATATTTTTAAATTTGCTTTAGGAAAAAACAAAGTAAATGATGATTTTTTATTACAAAATCTAATTACAGATACTTTTCTTTTTAATAAATTCAATCAATTATCTAATCAAATTGTAGCTTATAAAAAGAATGATTTTGGTGATAGTTTTGAAAACCAATTTATAGGATTTATTCAAGAAATTGGACAGTACGAATCTTCTAAAAAAAATAAAACAACTGCTACCAATATAACCCAAACACCTACTTGGTTAAATGACACAAAGCAGTATTTAATTGCTAATTTAGACCAAAAAATAAGTTTGGAGGCTCTAGCCAATCAGACAAAACTAGATAAATTTCAATTTATTAGAGCTTTTAAAAAATATGTTGGTCTTACCCCCTTTCAGTACATTCTTTTGAGCAGAATATCGCTTGCCAAACAATTACTTCAAGAAGGAAATTCTATCACAGAAACAGCTTTAGATGCTGGATTTTATGACCAAAGTAATTTTGCAAATTACTTCAAAAACTATGTTGGTGTAACACCTAGAAATTATCAACAGAGCTTCAATATTTTACAAGATTAA